One part of the Anaeromyxobacter sp. Fw109-5 genome encodes these proteins:
- a CDS encoding malonic semialdehyde reductase: protein MPLISDSCLDQLFRNARTHSAWLDRPVADDVLRQVYELMKWGPTSANGNPGRFVFVRSREAKERLRPALAPGNVEKTMQAPVTVIIAYDLIFYEKLPKLFPQAPAMRELFAKNPQLVEATAIRNSSLQGGYLILAARAAGLDCGPMSGFDHAKLDAAFFGTGKDHEGCDEEFFPEGQVRSNFLCNMGYGDPTKLRPRNPRPEFDEACVLL, encoded by the coding sequence ATGCCGCTCATCTCCGACTCCTGCCTGGATCAGCTCTTCCGCAACGCGCGAACCCACTCCGCCTGGCTCGACCGGCCCGTGGCGGACGACGTCCTTCGCCAGGTTTACGAGCTGATGAAGTGGGGCCCGACCAGCGCCAACGGGAACCCCGGCCGATTCGTGTTCGTCCGGTCCCGCGAGGCGAAGGAGCGGCTGCGTCCCGCGCTCGCCCCGGGGAACGTCGAGAAGACGATGCAGGCGCCCGTGACGGTCATCATCGCCTACGACCTGATCTTCTACGAGAAGTTGCCGAAGCTGTTTCCACAAGCTCCCGCAATGCGCGAGCTGTTCGCGAAGAACCCGCAGCTGGTCGAGGCGACCGCCATCCGCAATTCGTCTTTACAGGGCGGGTACCTCATCCTGGCGGCACGCGCGGCGGGGCTCGACTGCGGACCGATGTCGGGGTTCGACCACGCGAAGCTCGACGCGGCGTTCTTCGGGACAGGGAAGGACCACGAGGGGTGCGACGAGGAGTTCTTCCCCGAGGGGCAGGTGCGGTCGAACTTCCTCTGCAACATGGGTTACGGAGACCCCACGAAGCTGCGTCCTAGGAACCCTCGACCTGAGTTCGATGAAGCGTGCGTCCTGTTGTAG
- a CDS encoding HEPN domain-containing protein has translation MVETRSWLRKASEDVRAAEVARGAEPPLRDAAVFHCQQAAEKAIKGFLTLHARPFRKTHSIEEIGECVAKSPSGRNEAKSAFTSSGAFRCHSQIRDEASGGMQHAS, from the coding sequence TTGGTCGAGACCCGCTCCTGGCTACGCAAGGCCTCGGAGGATGTTCGCGCCGCTGAGGTTGCGAGAGGTGCCGAGCCCCCGCTCCGCGACGCCGCGGTGTTCCACTGCCAGCAGGCGGCGGAGAAGGCGATCAAGGGATTCCTCACGCTCCACGCGCGTCCCTTCCGCAAGACGCACAGCATCGAGGAGATCGGCGAGTGCGTAGCGAAAAGTCCGTCCGGCAGAAACGAGGCGAAGTCCGCCTTCACGTCGAGCGGCGCCTTCCGATGTCACAGTCAGATTCGCGACGAGGCCAGCGGCGGCATGCAACACGCTTCATAG
- a CDS encoding integrase arm-type DNA-binding domain-containing protein — protein MKAENFTTEWLANQKPARRTEIADRGEGSRRVNDRSGLVVRIGPGGASKVFFRWEDARDPATGKVRRRRVRIGAWPTVSLADARKAALQARTLDRAENSPSADLTVKQIAEAYRRDALSHRKHRSAAWSWGIIETHVLPAKPNARRAPFGEWSARSVRAPDIGAVVRAALVRRMMELSSEGMPGKTIVRAVGGPAVARAVLGEIKAIFVHACATGTLEATPAAVLHARAFGLRKSERARFLNAEEIGALFAALDVTALLDGTAKDRKLSKTVRLGIAFQLYVPTRTHSIIGARWDEIDEKAKRWTVPVHRLKLRKEDAAEARPFVVPLPGTALAILERLRTEAGKSPWVLASPKDPEKHIGEKVLVRALSRLQDGKRLALREGLTVHDLRRTWRSLAMDLGIDHAVARLSLGHAGLEGVEGVYGRSQMVEQRAQAAELVAAALDRIRLGEAAQVVPLRER, from the coding sequence ATGAAGGCCGAGAACTTCACGACGGAGTGGCTCGCGAACCAGAAGCCCGCGCGCCGGACCGAGATCGCGGACCGCGGCGAGGGCTCCCGCCGGGTCAACGATCGGTCCGGCCTCGTGGTCCGCATCGGGCCCGGCGGCGCGTCCAAGGTGTTCTTCCGCTGGGAGGACGCGCGCGATCCCGCGACCGGGAAGGTCCGCCGGCGCCGCGTGCGGATCGGCGCATGGCCGACCGTCTCGCTCGCCGACGCGCGCAAGGCGGCCCTCCAAGCGCGCACGCTGGACCGCGCCGAGAACTCGCCGAGCGCAGATCTCACCGTGAAGCAGATCGCCGAGGCGTACCGCCGCGACGCCCTCTCGCACCGCAAGCACCGGTCGGCAGCGTGGTCCTGGGGCATCATCGAGACGCACGTCCTCCCCGCGAAGCCCAACGCTCGGCGCGCGCCGTTCGGCGAGTGGAGCGCGCGCAGCGTCCGCGCCCCGGACATCGGGGCCGTGGTCCGCGCGGCCTTGGTGAGACGCATGATGGAGCTCTCGTCCGAAGGGATGCCCGGCAAGACGATAGTGCGCGCGGTCGGCGGCCCGGCCGTGGCGCGCGCGGTGCTCGGCGAGATCAAGGCGATATTCGTGCACGCCTGCGCGACGGGGACTCTCGAGGCGACCCCTGCCGCGGTCTTACACGCGCGGGCGTTCGGACTACGCAAGTCGGAACGGGCCCGGTTCCTCAATGCCGAGGAGATCGGCGCCCTCTTCGCCGCCTTGGACGTGACCGCGCTCCTCGATGGGACGGCGAAGGACCGAAAGCTCTCCAAGACAGTGCGGCTCGGGATCGCGTTCCAGCTCTACGTCCCGACGCGGACGCACAGCATCATCGGCGCACGCTGGGACGAGATCGACGAGAAGGCGAAGCGTTGGACCGTCCCCGTCCATCGGCTGAAGCTCCGTAAGGAGGACGCAGCCGAGGCACGGCCGTTCGTGGTTCCCCTCCCCGGCACCGCGCTCGCCATCCTCGAGCGGCTCCGCACCGAGGCCGGCAAGAGCCCTTGGGTTCTCGCGAGCCCCAAGGACCCCGAGAAGCACATCGGAGAGAAGGTGCTCGTCCGCGCCCTCTCCCGCTTGCAGGACGGAAAGCGCCTTGCGCTGCGCGAAGGGCTCACGGTCCACGATCTGCGGCGCACATGGCGCAGCCTCGCCATGGACCTCGGCATCGACCACGCCGTCGCGCGGCTCTCCCTCGGGCACGCGGGGCTCGAGGGCGTCGAGGGCGTCTACGGTCGCTCCCAGATGGTCGAGCAGCGCGCCCAAGCCGCCGAGCTCGTCGCCGCGGCCCTCGATCGGATCCGGCTTGGCGAAGCGGCGCAGGTCGTTCCGCTGCGCGAACGATAG
- a CDS encoding dienelactone hydrolase family protein produces the protein MIASPDLAHVHALRDTVRPLSIPVGLVDLAGDLALPPGARGIVVFVHGSGSSRHSPRNQFVAHELHQAGLATLLFDLLTPAEEEHDRFTGELRFNIGFLADRLGDVTEQVRRHPETRHLPIGYFGASTGAAATLVAGAERPAEVAAIVSRGGRPDLAGGALEKVVAPTLLIVGGEDHRVLDLNEQAFLRLRCTKRLEIVPGRHICSRSRGRSVQWRAWRPRGSGTSSPGRSRLTSIPARRLRILRRRKCHDA, from the coding sequence GTGATTGCCTCCCCCGATCTCGCGCACGTTCACGCGCTCCGCGACACGGTTCGGCCTCTCTCGATCCCGGTGGGACTGGTGGATCTCGCCGGAGACCTCGCGCTGCCGCCGGGTGCCAGGGGGATCGTGGTGTTCGTTCACGGGAGCGGGTCGTCGCGACACAGCCCGCGCAACCAGTTCGTCGCGCACGAGCTCCACCAGGCTGGACTCGCGACGCTCCTGTTCGACCTGCTCACCCCTGCCGAGGAGGAACATGATCGCTTCACGGGAGAGCTCCGTTTCAACATCGGCTTCCTGGCCGACCGCCTGGGCGACGTGACGGAGCAGGTGCGCCGCCATCCGGAGACGCGCCATCTTCCCATCGGGTACTTCGGCGCGAGCACCGGGGCCGCAGCGACGCTCGTCGCCGGGGCGGAACGGCCCGCGGAGGTGGCCGCGATCGTATCCCGCGGAGGCCGGCCCGATCTCGCCGGCGGCGCGCTCGAGAAGGTCGTCGCCCCCACGCTTCTCATCGTCGGCGGGGAGGATCATCGCGTCCTCGATCTCAACGAGCAGGCGTTCTTGCGGCTGCGATGCACGAAGCGGCTCGAGATCGTCCCGGGGCGACACATCTGTTCGAGGAGCCGGGGACGCTCGGTGCAGTGGCGCGCCTGGCGTCCGCGTGGTTCCGGCACTTCCTCGCCGGGTCGATCACGCCTGACATCTATCCCGGCACGCCGCCTCCGCATTCTCCGCAGGCGTAAGTGCCACGATGCCTGA
- a CDS encoding HAD family hydrolase yields the protein MAPEPQASFVFDLDGTLVDSVYQHVLAWREALDAEGIELSVWRIHRRVGMSGGLFANRLLRETGTVLSPERVEVLQRLHAEAFRRRIAEVRPLPGARALLAALTDAGIPWAIATSGRMESAEPVLATLEIDLQRVPVITRDQVRHAKPDPDLFLAAARRLGVAIESASVVGDSVWDMLAARRARALGIGLLSGGYGQEELERAGAYRVFGDPADLLEHLDEVGVRR from the coding sequence ATGGCCCCCGAGCCGCAAGCATCGTTCGTGTTCGACCTCGACGGCACGCTCGTCGATAGCGTCTATCAGCACGTCCTCGCCTGGCGCGAGGCGCTCGACGCCGAGGGCATCGAGTTGTCGGTTTGGCGGATCCATCGCCGCGTCGGAATGAGCGGGGGCCTCTTCGCAAACAGACTCCTGCGCGAGACGGGCACGGTGCTGTCGCCGGAGCGCGTCGAGGTGCTGCAGCGATTGCACGCCGAGGCGTTCCGGAGGCGTATCGCGGAGGTGCGGCCCTTGCCGGGCGCGCGCGCGCTGCTCGCAGCGCTCACGGACGCCGGGATCCCATGGGCGATCGCGACGAGCGGACGGATGGAGTCGGCCGAGCCGGTGCTCGCGACGCTCGAGATCGATCTGCAACGGGTGCCCGTCATCACGCGGGATCAGGTCAGGCACGCGAAGCCCGACCCCGACCTCTTCCTGGCGGCTGCTCGGCGGTTGGGAGTGGCGATCGAGTCGGCGTCGGTCGTGGGCGACTCGGTGTGGGACATGCTCGCCGCCCGGCGAGCGCGCGCGCTCGGGATCGGTCTGCTGTCCGGCGGGTACGGTCAGGAAGAGCTGGAGCGTGCCGGCGCGTACCGCGTCTTCGGGGATCCGGCGGATCTGCTCGAGCACCTCGACGAGGTGGGTGTCCGCCGGTGA
- a CDS encoding DEAD/DEAH box helicase translates to MSAKASAAARGLAHGLVIRETSFAAPWNPGDAIQDLYAAMASDEVRNALILDDVISALEGGRSPLLLTERRDHLEFFAETLRGVARNLIVLHGGLSARERKAAVASLAAIPADEERLVVATGRYVGEGFDDPRLDTLVLALPVAWRGTVVQYAGRLHRKHAGKTEVRIHDYRDENVPVLARMLEKRIRAYRAIGYEIEEAAPRSAPAEHVIEYDEPPEPGSAVRE, encoded by the coding sequence GTGAGCGCGAAGGCGTCCGCTGCCGCGCGCGGACTCGCCCACGGGCTCGTCATCCGGGAGACCTCCTTCGCGGCTCCCTGGAACCCTGGCGATGCGATCCAGGACCTCTACGCGGCGATGGCGTCCGACGAGGTGAGGAACGCGCTCATCCTCGACGACGTGATCTCCGCGCTCGAGGGGGGCCGTTCGCCCCTGCTCCTCACCGAGCGCCGCGACCATCTCGAGTTCTTCGCCGAGACGCTCCGTGGCGTGGCGCGGAACCTGATCGTCCTGCATGGTGGTCTCTCAGCTCGGGAGCGCAAGGCCGCTGTCGCGTCGCTCGCAGCGATCCCCGCCGACGAGGAGCGCCTGGTGGTAGCCACTGGCCGTTACGTCGGCGAGGGATTCGACGACCCAAGGCTCGACACGCTCGTCCTCGCGCTTCCCGTGGCCTGGCGCGGCACCGTCGTCCAGTACGCCGGTCGGCTCCACCGGAAGCACGCCGGCAAGACCGAGGTGCGGATCCACGACTACCGTGACGAGAACGTGCCCGTTCTGGCGAGAATGCTGGAGAAGCGGATCCGAGCGTACCGCGCGATCGGCTACGAGATCGAGGAGGCGGCGCCGCGGTCGGCGCCCGCCGAGCACGTCATCGAGTACGACGAACCCCCGGAACCTGGGTCGGCAGTGCGCGAATGA
- a CDS encoding DUF5335 family protein, whose amino-acid sequence MSLVRELPPPEWRGYLDELTRRASDRTMNVVLRFDGEQMHDAPVGEKLRLAAIELESKGSDAGAIAMLLHGVAGDFGHRIRFPVRLVTHMRDDGELEWLEIHDKEGRTLHLYAEAHPAFLELSEAKPWWRRPLPPLP is encoded by the coding sequence ATGAGCTTGGTTCGTGAGCTCCCGCCGCCGGAGTGGCGCGGCTACCTGGACGAGCTGACTCGCCGCGCGAGCGACCGGACGATGAATGTCGTTCTGAGGTTCGACGGCGAGCAGATGCACGATGCGCCCGTCGGAGAGAAGCTTCGGCTGGCCGCCATAGAGCTCGAGTCGAAGGGCTCCGACGCTGGGGCGATCGCGATGTTGCTGCACGGTGTCGCCGGCGACTTCGGCCACCGCATCAGGTTCCCGGTCAGGCTCGTGACGCACATGCGCGACGACGGCGAGCTCGAGTGGCTCGAGATCCATGACAAGGAGGGAAGGACGCTCCACCTCTACGCCGAGGCGCACCCTGCGTTCCTGGAGCTGTCCGAGGCGAAGCCCTGGTGGAGGAGGCCGCTCCCGCCGCTCCCGTGA